From one Pieris brassicae chromosome 5, ilPieBrab1.1, whole genome shotgun sequence genomic stretch:
- the LOC123709224 gene encoding uncharacterized protein LOC123709224 isoform X1, with translation MEARFVTCRSFQQIKPPEKSLAPPPTVKGLLSRFGSQAQALFAPKKQKFGSSVAIHKLRETKWFKHDEQNILCAVLESGFVLEVRAEDPLPPDSVVSPDYHMYAIAMWKKGKEKTKNPEQIEVYTVQQKGVRKRIIKTTLSNFWKKDSVIRINNVDDKQETPNSEKDIRAKLDMATKSRFERNWHNTLHFVHWCRYGETPQEARMRQISESLKWGNIGMNMGVMLVSQNSARPKAKSV, from the exons ATGGAAGCCAGGTTCGTCACCTGCCGGAGTTTCCAGCAAATCAAGCCGCCCGAAAAGAGTTTAGCCCCGCCGCCCACTGTCAAGGGGCTGCTATCTCGTTTCGGGAGTCAGGCCCAAGCGTTATTTGCACCGAAGAAACAGAAGTTTGGTTCGTCTGTAGCCATCCATAAGCTAAGGGAAACCAAGTGGTTCAAACATGACGAGCAGAACATATTGTGTGCGGTCCTCGAGTCCGGATTCGTGTTGGAAGTACGAGCGGAAGACCCACTGCCGCCAGATTCTGTGGTCTCCCCTGACTACCATATGTACGCCATTGCCATGTGGAAGAAGGGTAAAG aaaaaacaaaaaacccgGAACAGATAGAGGTGTATACCGTCCAACAGAAGGGCGTGAGGAAACGTATTATCAAGACTACACTGAGTAACTTCTGGAAGAAGGACTCCGTCATAAGAATCAACAACGTTGATGACAAGCAGGAGACTCCGAACAGTGAGAAGGACATAAGAGCCAAG CTTGACATGGCTACCAAGTCCAGGTTCGAGAGGAATTGGCATAACACGCTGCATTTCGTCCACTGGTGCCGATATGGTGAAACGCCGCAAGAAGCTCGAATGCGACAG ATAAGCGAGTCACTGAAATGGGGCAACATCGGCATGAATATGGGCGTGATGCTAGTCAGCCAGAACAGCGCGCGTCCAAAAGCAAAGTCCGTCTGA
- the LOC123709224 gene encoding uncharacterized protein LOC123709224 isoform X2 has product MEARFVTCRSFQQIKPPEKSLAPPPTVKGLLSRFGSQAQALFAPKKQKFGSSVAIHKLRETKWFKHDEQNILCAVLESGFVLEVRAEDPLPPDSVVSPDYHMYAIAMWKKGKEKTKNPEQIEVYTVQQKGVRKRIIKTTLSNFWKKDSVIRINNVDDKQETPNSEKDIRAKLDMATKSRFERNWHNTLHFVHWCRYGETPQEARMRQISLTTSKTPMIIIF; this is encoded by the exons ATGGAAGCCAGGTTCGTCACCTGCCGGAGTTTCCAGCAAATCAAGCCGCCCGAAAAGAGTTTAGCCCCGCCGCCCACTGTCAAGGGGCTGCTATCTCGTTTCGGGAGTCAGGCCCAAGCGTTATTTGCACCGAAGAAACAGAAGTTTGGTTCGTCTGTAGCCATCCATAAGCTAAGGGAAACCAAGTGGTTCAAACATGACGAGCAGAACATATTGTGTGCGGTCCTCGAGTCCGGATTCGTGTTGGAAGTACGAGCGGAAGACCCACTGCCGCCAGATTCTGTGGTCTCCCCTGACTACCATATGTACGCCATTGCCATGTGGAAGAAGGGTAAAG aaaaaacaaaaaacccgGAACAGATAGAGGTGTATACCGTCCAACAGAAGGGCGTGAGGAAACGTATTATCAAGACTACACTGAGTAACTTCTGGAAGAAGGACTCCGTCATAAGAATCAACAACGTTGATGACAAGCAGGAGACTCCGAACAGTGAGAAGGACATAAGAGCCAAG CTTGACATGGCTACCAAGTCCAGGTTCGAGAGGAATTGGCATAACACGCTGCATTTCGTCCACTGGTGCCGATATGGTGAAACGCCGCAAGAAGCTCGAATGCGACAG ATCAGCTTAACCACGTCGAAAACACCTATGATTATCATATTTTGA